From one Melioribacteraceae bacterium genomic stretch:
- a CDS encoding cytochrome c family protein produces the protein MKKLWLAVIALSFIALTINAQEFNYIGVKKCSMCHKTEKQGSQLSIWEGSAHANAYKTLTTAEADKIAAEKGFKTKAAETKECLVCHATGYDLPASRMEKGFEVSAGVQCETCHGAGKDYSPMKVMKDQAASVAAGLVVWADDKAIEAQCRTCHNEKSPTYKEFKFAEMYEKIKHNVPTE, from the coding sequence ATGAAAAAACTCTGGCTAGCAGTAATTGCGTTATCGTTTATCGCTTTAACAATTAACGCGCAAGAGTTCAATTACATTGGTGTAAAAAAATGTTCAATGTGTCACAAAACTGAAAAACAAGGCTCACAACTTTCAATATGGGAAGGTTCAGCACACGCAAATGCTTACAAAACCTTAACAACAGCTGAAGCTGATAAAATTGCTGCAGAAAAAGGCTTTAAAACAAAAGCTGCTGAAACAAAAGAATGTTTAGTTTGTCATGCAACCGGTTATGATCTTCCAGCTTCAAGAATGGAAAAAGGATTTGAAGTTTCCGCAGGCGTGCAATGCGAAACTTGTCACGGTGCAGGCAAAGATTACAGCCCTATGAAAGTTATGAAAGATCAAGCCGCTTCTGTTGCTGCTGGTTTAGTAGTTTGGGCTGATGACAAAGCGATTGAAGCTCAATGCAGAACTTGCCATAATGAAAAAAGTCCTACTTACAAAGAATTTAAGTTTGCTGAGATGTACGAAAAGATTAAACACAATGTGCCAACTGAATAA
- a CDS encoding cytochrome b/b6 domain-containing protein has translation MKISKFLLLFLVTHLFISAQDDCLVCHEDQSLTYERKGKEISLFIDGNRYSNSVHGMFDCADCHTDFDGENLPHREGTDIYKVECADCHEEIYSIVQNDVHHRLKDRVKNPPECIDCHGSHYVKPPEDSPNKARDYCSSCHETKLLMRPFHSVQKIEDNACADCHSTEDFAPQLSQSVHKDLICNDCHSAIASKLDDHPDNFNKVEVASCYVCHKEQADQHKESIHGISLSDGITEAAACWDCHGSHEVLHVNNPASKVSNENLGHTCGVCHDDAKFAEKFNLINVRSGLRFEDSFHYTLMAQGKDIDMNCSTCHGVHDIKNRIQPGSKISTFNLNETCEQCHADVVHDYKNSIHWIGAQKGLRVAPICSDCHSEHSPRAKELAEGTYSVKQFQEEICISCHQDPILTSRLGLSQTEAYSYQDSYHGLAVKRNDPNAAYCIDCHNVHDILPQKHPASSVSEEKVLQTCQKCHPDAKPVFAKSYSHISQNKEAQQVEDLVSTIYFWLIVVIIGGMILHNLLIYVHEVRKRKQNERKEILIPRFTRNEVIQHVLLFTSFFTLAITGFALKYPFSWWADGLYQFGMSEDIRQLIHRIAAVVMIVLSLYHVIYLVITKRGRDVLSHMAPKFEDIKEATQNLMYYLRLRKHPPEFSKFDYTEKAEYWALVWGTIVMGVTGLILWFPTIVDDWAPVWLIKVSETIHFYEAILATLAIFVWHWFFVIFRPSEYPMSFVWVDGKMSLHRYRHHHERHFKKIALEWMQVKEEQKNIDEVSHSTKLFLDTMKKHGANPDEIMSAEMENDPELRNWVIERLKGL, from the coding sequence ATGAAAATTTCGAAATTTCTATTACTTTTTTTAGTCACTCACCTATTTATATCAGCTCAAGATGATTGCTTAGTTTGTCACGAAGATCAGAGTTTAACATATGAAAGAAAAGGAAAAGAAATTTCCCTCTTTATAGATGGTAATCGATATTCGAACTCAGTTCACGGAATGTTCGACTGCGCCGATTGTCACACAGATTTTGATGGCGAAAATTTACCGCATAGAGAAGGAACGGATATTTATAAAGTTGAGTGTGCTGATTGCCATGAAGAAATTTATTCGATTGTTCAAAATGATGTTCATCATCGCCTAAAGGACAGAGTAAAAAATCCACCCGAATGTATTGACTGCCATGGTTCTCATTACGTAAAACCACCGGAAGATAGTCCTAATAAAGCTCGTGATTATTGCTCGAGTTGTCATGAAACGAAATTGTTAATGAGACCTTTCCACTCTGTTCAAAAAATTGAAGATAATGCTTGTGCGGATTGTCATTCAACTGAAGATTTTGCTCCTCAATTATCTCAATCTGTTCATAAGGATTTAATTTGTAATGATTGCCATTCGGCAATTGCAAGTAAACTAGACGATCACCCCGATAATTTCAATAAAGTTGAAGTTGCTAGCTGCTATGTGTGCCATAAAGAACAAGCCGATCAACACAAAGAAAGTATTCACGGTATTTCACTTAGCGACGGAATTACCGAAGCTGCAGCGTGCTGGGATTGCCACGGTTCTCATGAGGTATTACATGTAAACAATCCAGCCAGCAAAGTTTCAAACGAAAATCTTGGTCATACTTGCGGTGTATGTCACGACGATGCGAAATTTGCAGAGAAGTTTAATTTAATAAACGTCAGATCAGGATTAAGATTCGAAGACTCTTTCCATTATACATTAATGGCACAAGGTAAAGATATCGACATGAACTGTTCGACCTGTCACGGAGTTCATGATATCAAAAACAGAATTCAACCTGGCTCTAAAATTTCTACATTTAATTTAAATGAGACTTGTGAACAATGTCATGCCGATGTTGTTCATGATTATAAAAATTCAATTCATTGGATCGGCGCTCAAAAAGGATTAAGAGTTGCACCGATTTGTAGTGATTGCCACAGCGAACACAGTCCCCGTGCAAAAGAATTAGCGGAAGGCACTTATTCGGTAAAGCAGTTCCAAGAAGAAATTTGTATTTCTTGTCATCAAGATCCGATACTTACATCACGATTGGGACTATCACAAACTGAAGCATATAGTTACCAAGATAGCTATCACGGCTTGGCAGTTAAAAGAAATGATCCGAACGCAGCATATTGTATTGATTGTCATAATGTACACGATATACTCCCGCAAAAACATCCCGCTTCTTCAGTTAGTGAAGAAAAGGTTTTGCAGACATGTCAAAAATGTCATCCAGATGCAAAACCGGTTTTTGCGAAAAGTTATTCTCATATATCACAGAATAAAGAAGCTCAACAAGTTGAGGATTTAGTTTCTACAATTTATTTCTGGTTAATTGTTGTTATTATCGGCGGAATGATTCTTCACAACCTTCTTATATATGTTCATGAAGTAAGAAAACGCAAACAGAATGAAAGAAAAGAAATTCTTATACCTAGATTCACAAGGAATGAAGTTATTCAACACGTTTTATTATTTACTTCTTTCTTCACTTTGGCAATTACAGGCTTCGCTTTGAAATACCCATTCAGCTGGTGGGCAGATGGTTTATATCAATTTGGAATGTCTGAAGATATTCGACAATTAATTCACAGAATTGCTGCTGTTGTGATGATAGTCCTGAGTTTATATCACGTGATTTATTTGGTTATTACTAAACGCGGTCGTGATGTACTTTCTCACATGGCTCCAAAATTTGAGGATATCAAAGAAGCGACTCAAAATCTCATGTACTATTTAAGATTGAGGAAACATCCCCCTGAATTCAGCAAGTTTGATTATACCGAAAAAGCCGAATATTGGGCTTTGGTTTGGGGTACAATAGTAATGGGTGTCACAGGATTAATATTATGGTTCCCAACTATAGTTGATGATTGGGCGCCGGTTTGGTTAATAAAAGTTAGTGAAACAATTCACTTTTACGAAGCAATACTTGCGACTCTTGCAATTTTTGTATGGCATTGGTTCTTTGTAATATTCAGACCGAGTGAATACCCTATGAGTTTTGTGTGGGTTGATGGTAAGATGAGTTTACACAGATATAGACATCATCACGAAAGACATTTCAAAAAAATTGCTTTGGAATGGATGCAAGTTAAAGAAGAACAAAAGAATATTGACGAAGTTAGTCATTCGACAAAATTATTCTTAGATACGATGAAAAAACATGGCGCAAATCCTGACGAAATTATGTCAGCCGAAATGGAAAATGATCCGGAATTAAGAAATTGGGTTATTGAGCGCTTAAAAGGACTCTAA
- a CDS encoding cytochrome b/b6 domain-containing protein: protein MENKDLGKSETLENHDEQYIWRFEPFLSFLHILVILSFIALAVTGMTIKFSGVGIFQFASKLMGGYEVTGFIHRFAAIITFAYFILHIGYLIKKVTKEKRSYKHMFSGENSMVPNKRDLTEFIGTIKWFFGVGKRPDYGRWTYWEKFDYFAVFWGITVIGSSGLLLWFSEFFTGLGLPGWLINVATIVHSDEALLATGFIFTIHFFNTHFRPDKFPMDNVIFTGRVPLEEFKKDRPREYQILVDTNKLESRLAPPPPEWLVKGARIFGFTALITGLIIVVMIIYSMIFLYR, encoded by the coding sequence ATGGAAAATAAAGATTTAGGAAAAAGTGAAACTTTAGAAAATCATGATGAGCAATACATTTGGCGATTCGAACCATTTCTAAGTTTCTTACATATACTTGTTATTTTAAGTTTTATTGCGCTCGCTGTAACCGGAATGACCATCAAATTTTCCGGTGTTGGAATTTTTCAATTTGCTTCAAAACTAATGGGTGGATACGAAGTAACCGGATTCATTCATAGATTCGCCGCTATAATTACTTTCGCTTATTTTATACTTCATATTGGTTATCTGATTAAAAAAGTGACCAAAGAAAAAAGATCTTATAAGCATATGTTCTCCGGCGAAAACTCTATGGTTCCAAATAAAAGAGATCTTACAGAGTTTATCGGAACTATTAAATGGTTCTTTGGTGTAGGAAAACGTCCGGACTACGGTAGATGGACCTATTGGGAAAAGTTTGATTACTTTGCAGTGTTTTGGGGAATTACTGTAATTGGTTCCAGTGGTTTGTTATTATGGTTTTCGGAATTTTTCACAGGTTTAGGTTTGCCCGGCTGGTTGATAAATGTAGCAACTATTGTACATAGTGATGAAGCATTACTTGCGACCGGATTTATTTTTACAATTCATTTTTTCAATACTCATTTTAGACCGGATAAATTCCCGATGGATAATGTAATCTTTACAGGAAGAGTTCCGTTGGAAGAATTTAAAAAAGATAGACCACGCGAATACCAAATTTTAGTTGATACAAATAAATTAGAATCGAGATTAGCACCGCCCCCACCGGAATGGTTAGTTAAAGGTGCAAGAATTTTCGGCTTCACGGCATTAATAACCGGATTAATAATTGTCGTAATGATTATTTATTCGATGATATTCTTATATAGATAA
- a CDS encoding cytochrome c3 family protein — MKKLYTYLAVFILGISVIFVTAFTTQEEPQEKTNESIIIFSHSLHAELSDCESCHTGVLESESLSDRLIPEKDACAMCHDVEDMDACGTCHYDDVFEPLLQKKSELIFSHKFHVAEKGMDCAECHKDFEEINYSFESSQANPPMMQCYSCHNDKAVATNECSACHTATDNLLPQNHRTASFFDNHKFSAMAATADCAMCHNDVFCEDCHVATIGIDESNLVDNFYTPYSPHTYLNNTKQQVITRVHDLNYRFLHGIDAKGKTMECQTCHQTETFCAECHSSNHQDFAAEGIMPSSHLQQGFVMIGVGSGGGEHSRLARRDIERCASCHDVQGADANCILCHVDPDGVKGTNPKTHDINFMSSNNGDWHNDAGSVCYNCHTDANAYPGGNMNFGFCAYCHNN; from the coding sequence ATGAAAAAATTATATACGTACTTAGCAGTTTTCATTTTGGGAATATCGGTAATTTTTGTCACTGCTTTTACCACGCAAGAAGAACCTCAAGAAAAGACCAACGAAAGTATTATCATATTTTCGCATTCGCTGCATGCGGAATTAAGTGATTGCGAATCATGTCATACAGGAGTTCTTGAAAGTGAGTCTTTATCAGACAGACTGATTCCCGAAAAAGATGCATGTGCAATGTGCCATGATGTTGAGGACATGGACGCTTGCGGAACATGTCATTATGATGATGTTTTTGAACCCTTACTGCAAAAGAAATCGGAATTGATTTTCTCTCACAAATTTCACGTAGCGGAAAAGGGAATGGATTGTGCTGAATGTCATAAAGATTTCGAAGAAATTAATTATAGCTTCGAATCTTCTCAAGCAAATCCACCAATGATGCAATGTTATTCTTGCCATAATGATAAAGCTGTTGCAACAAATGAATGTTCGGCATGCCATACTGCAACCGATAATCTTCTTCCTCAAAATCATAGAACAGCTTCATTTTTTGATAATCACAAATTCTCGGCTATGGCAGCTACAGCGGATTGTGCAATGTGTCATAATGATGTATTCTGTGAAGATTGCCACGTTGCAACTATCGGAATTGATGAATCAAACCTAGTTGATAATTTTTATACACCTTATTCTCCGCACACATATTTGAATAATACTAAACAGCAAGTTATTACTCGTGTTCATGATTTGAATTACAGATTCTTGCACGGTATTGATGCAAAAGGTAAAACGATGGAATGTCAAACTTGTCATCAAACAGAAACTTTCTGTGCTGAATGCCATTCATCGAATCATCAAGATTTTGCTGCCGAAGGTATTATGCCATCATCACATCTTCAACAAGGATTTGTAATGATTGGAGTTGGCTCGGGCGGTGGTGAACATTCACGACTTGCTAGAAGAGATATTGAAAGATGTGCTTCGTGTCATGATGTTCAAGGCGCCGATGCAAATTGTATTTTATGCCATGTTGATCCGGACGGTGTAAAAGGGACTAATCCTAAGACACATGACATTAACTTTATGAGTAGCAATAATGGTGATTGGCACAATGATGCCGGATCGGTTTGCTATAATTGTCATACTGATGCAAACGCTTATCCGGGTGGAAACATGAATTTCGGATTTTGTGCATACTGTCATAATAACTAA
- a CDS encoding NapC/NirT family cytochrome c: MKLKLPESSYNWISLVGATIASISFFMIVFLFIISSVFDRGGSYLGLVVYIILPAFLIAGLVLIPIGMIWKKRRINKHGDSEKRLPLIDLNNERHRNAFTIFIVGTILFLFISAIGSYEAFHYTESVEFCGTVCHSVMEPEYVAYQYSPHARVSCVDCHVGEGVDWYVRSKLSGLRQVYAVLANTYPTPIPTPITDLRPARETCERCHWPEKFYAQKFRLERHYLNDETNSEWDIYLTMRIGATHSALGLTEGIHWHINPDVKIEYIPATEKREEIPWVRYTNLKTGEVTIYEDQDNPIDPAEMTNMKVREMDCMDCHNRPSHNYKPPAFFVNNALTAGTMPKELPELKSISMEICSEEFETREEANEYIRTTLSEFYESNYPEFDQALVEKAIVGLQTEYNRNIFPEMKVKWDQYPNHIGHVEFNGCFRCHNDLHMSEEGKVISKDCNQCHYITAQGPPDNLQVASINESLEFVHPTDIDEAWKDFLCTDCHTGLNP, translated from the coding sequence ATGAAACTCAAACTTCCCGAATCTTCTTATAACTGGATTTCATTAGTGGGGGCGACAATCGCATCAATTAGTTTTTTCATGATTGTTTTTCTCTTCATAATCTCATCGGTATTCGATCGTGGGGGTTCGTATCTCGGTTTAGTCGTTTATATAATTCTTCCGGCGTTCTTGATTGCCGGTCTAGTTTTGATTCCTATCGGTATGATCTGGAAAAAAAGAAGAATCAATAAACATGGCGATTCAGAAAAAAGATTACCTCTAATTGATTTGAATAATGAAAGACACAGAAATGCTTTCACAATTTTTATTGTTGGAACAATATTGTTTTTATTCATTTCAGCCATCGGTAGTTATGAAGCATTCCATTACACTGAATCGGTTGAATTTTGCGGAACTGTTTGTCACAGTGTGATGGAGCCTGAATATGTAGCGTATCAATATTCTCCGCATGCAAGAGTAAGCTGCGTTGATTGTCATGTCGGTGAAGGTGTTGACTGGTATGTGCGTTCAAAACTTTCCGGGCTTAGACAAGTCTACGCAGTTCTTGCCAATACTTATCCGACTCCAATCCCAACTCCGATTACGGACCTGCGTCCTGCAAGAGAGACTTGTGAAAGATGTCACTGGCCGGAAAAATTCTATGCTCAAAAATTTAGATTGGAAAGACACTACTTAAATGATGAAACAAATAGCGAATGGGATATTTACTTAACCATGAGAATCGGTGCAACACATAGCGCACTCGGTTTAACCGAAGGAATTCACTGGCATATTAATCCGGACGTAAAAATTGAATACATTCCAGCAACCGAAAAACGCGAAGAAATTCCCTGGGTCAGATATACAAACTTAAAAACCGGTGAAGTAACAATTTATGAAGATCAAGATAATCCAATTGATCCAGCTGAAATGACTAACATGAAAGTGAGAGAAATGGATTGTATGGATTGTCATAATCGTCCTTCGCATAATTATAAACCACCGGCATTTTTTGTTAATAATGCACTTACCGCCGGAACAATGCCGAAAGAGTTGCCCGAACTAAAATCAATTTCTATGGAAATTTGTTCTGAAGAATTTGAAACTAGGGAAGAAGCAAATGAATATATAAGAACAACTCTGTCGGAGTTTTACGAAAGTAATTATCCCGAATTTGATCAAGCATTAGTTGAAAAAGCAATTGTTGGTTTACAAACAGAATACAACAGAAATATTTTCCCGGAAATGAAAGTTAAATGGGATCAATATCCTAATCATATTGGGCATGTTGAGTTTAACGGCTGCTTTAGATGTCATAATGATTTACATATGAGTGAAGAAGGGAAAGTAATTTCGAAGGATTGCAATCAATGTCATTATATTACTGCACAAGGACCGCCTGATAATCTGCAAGTTGCTAGTATTAATGAATCACTTGAGTTTGTTCATCCGACTGATATTGATGAAGCTTGGAAAGATTTTCTGTGCACGGATTGCCACACGGGTTTGAACCCCTAA
- a CDS encoding cytochrome c3 family protein, whose protein sequence is MIKKIRNVGSLLIFFSLIVQISAQNDECMMCHGDKSLSYERDNKLVSLFVNESKFNTSVHADLECVDCHQDFDPEDIPHREGEQIYKVDCAMCHDKPAEMYENSLHGQALEKGKFLAPSCATCHGKHDILSHTDENSKTYVMNIPNLCGSCHKEGTQVSGLRNISQSHILENYKESIHGDGLFRRGLIVTAVCTSCHFTHNILPHENPNSSINRNNIASTCMQCHTQIEKVHTKVIRGELWEKQPHSIPACIDCHQPHEVRRVFYDQKYDDQKCMSCHGNENLTREVNGEPQSLFVDVNDLKHSVHKDNSCIKCHTNITPFNDPICYESGKVDCSVCHASQVEDWELSQHSMELMSGNLDAPYCTDCHGDHKVQLKKDRTSPTFSRNVPKLCGECHSPGGVAKGMVEDAEGIIKDYTQSIHGSLLESGLTVTATCVDCHSAHRELPESNPLSTISKDNVGETCAKCHLGIYEQFTQSIHSPLVTKTDKELPGCQDCHQAHTIKRTDKDDFRAEIIDQCGRCHEDVTDTYFDTFHGKVSKLGSVGAAKCYDCHGAHNILPTYEPKSTLHRDNIVETCKSCHENSNRKFVGYLTHATHHDKDKYPFLFYTFWFMTILLTGTFLFFGAHTLLWLPRGLAEKRKEKKERELKNKKKEGNTD, encoded by the coding sequence ATGATCAAAAAAATTAGAAATGTTGGGTCACTATTAATTTTCTTTTCACTTATTGTACAAATTTCGGCACAAAATGACGAATGTATGATGTGTCATGGTGACAAATCATTGTCCTATGAACGAGACAATAAATTAGTATCACTTTTTGTTAATGAATCAAAGTTTAACACATCCGTTCATGCTGATTTGGAATGTGTTGACTGTCATCAGGATTTTGATCCCGAAGATATCCCCCATCGTGAAGGCGAGCAGATTTATAAAGTTGATTGCGCAATGTGCCATGATAAACCCGCCGAAATGTATGAGAATAGTTTACATGGCCAAGCTTTAGAAAAAGGTAAATTCTTGGCCCCTTCATGCGCAACTTGTCATGGAAAACATGATATCCTTTCTCACACAGATGAAAATTCTAAGACTTATGTTATGAACATTCCAAATCTGTGCGGAAGCTGCCATAAAGAAGGCACACAAGTTTCTGGTTTAAGAAATATCTCCCAAAGTCATATCCTTGAAAATTATAAAGAATCAATTCACGGCGATGGGTTATTCAGAAGAGGTTTAATCGTAACCGCCGTATGTACTAGTTGTCACTTTACACATAATATTCTTCCGCATGAAAATCCAAATTCTTCTATTAACAGAAATAATATTGCTTCAACTTGTATGCAATGTCACACTCAAATCGAAAAAGTCCACACGAAAGTTATACGTGGTGAATTATGGGAAAAACAACCCCATTCAATTCCGGCTTGTATAGATTGTCACCAACCGCATGAAGTGAGAAGAGTTTTTTATGATCAGAAATACGATGATCAAAAATGTATGTCGTGTCACGGAAACGAAAATTTAACCAGAGAAGTTAACGGTGAACCACAAAGTCTCTTTGTTGATGTAAACGATTTAAAACATTCAGTTCACAAAGATAACTCATGTATTAAATGTCACACTAATATCACTCCATTTAATGATCCAATATGTTATGAAAGCGGTAAGGTTGATTGTTCTGTTTGTCACGCAAGTCAAGTTGAAGACTGGGAGTTAAGTCAGCATTCTATGGAATTGATGAGTGGTAATTTAGATGCACCATATTGTACTGATTGCCACGGAGATCATAAAGTTCAGTTGAAAAAAGACAGAACATCTCCAACATTTTCAAGAAATGTTCCCAAACTTTGCGGAGAATGCCACAGCCCCGGCGGAGTTGCTAAAGGCATGGTTGAAGATGCCGAAGGTATTATTAAAGATTATACACAGAGTATTCACGGAAGCCTGCTCGAATCCGGTTTAACTGTTACCGCTACCTGTGTCGATTGCCATTCAGCTCATAGAGAATTACCTGAAAGCAATCCATTATCTACAATCAGCAAAGATAATGTCGGAGAAACATGTGCTAAATGTCACCTCGGAATTTATGAACAATTTACACAAAGCATTCACAGTCCGCTCGTTACTAAAACAGACAAAGAATTACCGGGATGTCAGGATTGTCATCAAGCGCATACGATAAAAAGAACAGATAAAGACGATTTTAGAGCAGAAATAATAGACCAATGCGGCAGATGTCATGAAGATGTAACTGATACTTATTTTGATACGTTTCATGGCAAAGTTTCAAAATTGGGTTCGGTTGGTGCGGCTAAATGTTATGATTGCCATGGCGCACATAATATTCTTCCGACTTATGAGCCTAAATCTACACTTCACAGAGATAATATTGTCGAAACTTGTAAATCTTGTCATGAAAATTCCAACAGAAAATTCGTTGGATATTTAACACACGCGACACATCACGATAAAGATAAATATCCATTTTTGTTTTATACATTTTGGTTTATGACTATTTTGTTAACCGGAACTTTCTTATTCTTTGGAGCTCATACTCTACTTTGGTTGCCAAGGGGATTAGCTGAAAAAAGAAAAGAGAAGAAAGAACGTGAATTGAAAAATAAAAAGAAAGAAGGAAACACCGATTAA
- the ccsA gene encoding cytochrome c biogenesis protein CcsA produces MLSTIHVLNVILPILYGVTFFVYLYDFLKENKSFADAKRMFLFITLVIHFFYLLVRTFEFDHTPITNKFEIFTLLAFSISFSYFVLELLTDVRGTGLFIILFSLVFQIFSSIFIEDLFEVAEVLRNRLLGLHVVSSMLGYSGLTLSAVYGLLYLLLYNEIKMNKFGLVFKRLPSLETLYRLCFHSVVIGFVLLTFGVVIGVIWLPSAFPNFSYTDPKLITTGIVWILFGFLIVAKYVANWNGKRVVNLALFGYVLTILSVVLSIVFSSSFHSFY; encoded by the coding sequence ATGCTTTCGACAATTCACGTACTTAATGTTATACTCCCTATACTTTACGGAGTAACTTTCTTCGTTTATCTATATGATTTCTTGAAGGAAAACAAATCCTTTGCCGATGCGAAAAGAATGTTTTTGTTTATCACACTGGTTATTCATTTTTTCTATTTATTGGTTAGAACATTCGAGTTCGATCATACTCCAATTACAAACAAATTCGAAATCTTCACCCTTCTCGCCTTCTCCATTTCGTTTTCTTATTTCGTTTTAGAACTTCTAACTGATGTTAGAGGGACGGGATTATTTATTATTTTATTTTCATTGGTGTTTCAAATTTTCTCCTCAATATTTATTGAAGATCTTTTTGAAGTTGCAGAAGTTTTAAGAAATAGATTGCTCGGCTTACACGTTGTAAGTTCAATGCTCGGTTATTCCGGTCTCACACTTTCAGCCGTTTATGGTTTGCTTTACCTCCTTTTATATAATGAAATTAAGATGAATAAATTCGGACTCGTATTTAAAAGATTACCAAGTTTAGAAACTCTTTACAGACTTTGTTTTCACTCGGTTGTTATCGGATTTGTGTTGTTAACTTTCGGAGTTGTGATTGGTGTGATTTGGCTTCCTTCTGCTTTTCCAAATTTCAGCTATACCGATCCGAAGCTTATTACAACCGGTATCGTATGGATTTTATTCGGATTTTTAATAGTGGCAAAATATGTGGCTAATTGGAATGGCAAACGTGTTGTTAACTTAGCTTTATTCGGTTATGTGTTGACGATATTATCTGTAGTATTATCAATTGTATTTTCAAGCAGTTTTCATTCATTTTATTAA
- a CDS encoding CxxxxCH/CxxCH domain-containing protein produces MKYIISYSILLLVGTLFFVGCAESRYDLTEPQEVSIHEDGIKNRLSDKFHGQLIREDNWNLFACAQCHGANYAGGTVGVTCLKCHSQDMGPEACNTCHGDFADPSNIAPPQGTNNETSTSDYAVGAHQVHLYGIQIAENVACSECHHVPNSFTAEGHIDEAGSRAEVIFGQFADLGDSVAVYDFESLTCQNTYCHGNFEFIAASGVPIVGNNFAPNWTINDGSQAKCGTCHGELDEEGELITPQPMGHPGSFTLTQCWNCHPRVVDAQGNIIDKTLHINGEKEIF; encoded by the coding sequence ATGAAATATATTATCTCATATTCAATATTATTATTAGTCGGAACTTTATTCTTTGTCGGATGCGCCGAATCGAGATATGATCTTACCGAACCTCAGGAAGTATCGATTCATGAAGATGGAATAAAAAATCGACTTTCCGATAAATTTCACGGACAATTAATTCGTGAAGATAATTGGAATCTATTTGCATGTGCACAATGTCATGGCGCTAATTATGCCGGCGGAACTGTCGGTGTAACTTGTTTAAAATGCCACTCACAAGATATGGGACCCGAAGCATGTAATACTTGTCACGGGGATTTCGCTGATCCGTCTAATATTGCCCCGCCTCAAGGGACCAACAATGAAACCAGCACTTCAGATTACGCTGTTGGTGCTCATCAAGTTCATTTATATGGAATTCAAATTGCAGAGAATGTGGCTTGTTCAGAATGTCATCATGTTCCAAATTCATTTACTGCGGAAGGTCACATTGATGAAGCCGGAAGCAGAGCTGAAGTAATATTCGGGCAATTTGCTGATCTTGGAGATTCAGTTGCCGTTTATGATTTTGAATCATTGACATGCCAAAATACTTATTGTCATGGTAACTTCGAATTTATTGCGGCTTCAGGCGTACCGATTGTCGGAAATAATTTTGCACCGAATTGGACAATAAACGATGGATCACAAGCTAAATGCGGAACATGTCACGGTGAATTAGATGAAGAAGGTGAGTTAATTACTCCGCAGCCAATGGGTCACCCGGGTTCATTTACTTTAACTCAATGTTGGAACTGTCACCCGAGAGTTGTTGACGCGCAAGGCAATATTATTGATAAAACACTTCACATTAATGGTGAAAAAGAAATTTTTTAA